The Helianthus annuus cultivar XRQ/B chromosome 15, HanXRQr2.0-SUNRISE, whole genome shotgun sequence genomic sequence TCCAACAGTTAGAGAATTAACAAAATACCATAAGTAAATATAATTTACCCTTTTTTGACAATGCTAAATGAGCAAACACATCAAGTAAAGCCACAACTGAACTCCCAATATCAAACAAAACAAACGTCGGCAACCCTAattcacaaaaaaaaacaaactttagaTCCAATATCATCCCAAAATCCAAAATCAACTAATTAACAACAAATCAACAAACTTAAAAATCTTGAATTTTTCTACCTTTCGTCTGCCTTTTGGAGCCAACACTTTCTTCCCCAAAGACCCAACCGTTGTAATCTTCAACATCTTGTTTACCAGAAGAAGCCCAAGACAGTTGAAGGTTAACTTGTATAACAGATGAGTGGTCCATGCGCCTGAGAACCCAGGTAAAAAAAAGGGAACCATACAAACGACAATTGGGAAAAAAGAGACAGCTAGAAAAAACTAATGGAGACGTATCGCAATAAGCCCAGTAGGTGGCTGGATTTTATGGTGAATCGGTGGGAGGAAAAGATCCCGATGTCTCTCTCATCATGATCCTTCTCTTTATATCCCGGCGCCGCTCACTCTCTCTATCTCAGAATCTGTTCAACCTGTCTCAAAATTTTGAAGAAGGCAGGTCGTTGGCGGAACCCTAAACACCGTCGCATACCTCCGCCCCATGCCTATCTCTCTATCTACACCgaatacactttctctctcttaGCCTCTCTATCTCTCTTGCTTATACAAAACAGATGAATCAGACTACGTGGCTAAAAATTTGCAAAGGTGTGTCTCAAGAATGAAATCTTTGTTTCGATTTATGATCTGACCGGTTGGAAATCAGGGCTTGAACTTTCATGTCGGCGAAGTGAAGTTTGAGGGTGGAGAGTGCAGACTTAAGGTGAAGAACTGAACATGAATCGAAGAACTGAACATGAATGTACAAAccttcaaaaagaaaaagaacaaCCAACATCACATTAAACAAACAAAGCCTATAGTACAACACTTTGTTGCTGAGAACACCAATTAAGCTAGTAGTACAACATCATATTGCCAATATATATGTTGCAAATTAgactatatataaatataatttatttattgTTCGAAAATAGTATATATCATGCCTTTGTTGTACTTAGTTCTTTCATGGACCGGAACGGATTAATGAACTAGAACTACGTTTTTATAGCAAAAATGTGATAATTATAActaaatgttttcaaatatacAGTTAACTTGCTTTGGTAGGTAAATAAATATGAAATTTCCTTTAATGACAGCTAAAATTGCATACATTTATGAGGGTGGatatacaataggaagtttatttggctaggaaggctaggaagtgatcttgaccatccattaagttaatcaagtgctaagattaaatcagggaaattgaaagaaagaaaagaggcgcgtgagtttgtttaatggcattctagtcaatcaaagtcaatagtttctctctcctccaattcccccccattttttaaacgttaataactctttcatacgacattatttttttataaaaattgcaccaaaaaaacgagcgtttttttatctttaaaacgagtatactattgctatatttaaaaaaaaaaaatttaaacccagttgtgtaaaacgcaatagaaaaaccaccagttacgtaaaacgcactgaaaaaaaaaaacctaaaaaatgacatttttctaaaacgcaatgcaccaaaaacacaaagaaatgacttatttgtaaaacgcaatggccagaaaacacaaagaaatgtcttatttctaaaacgcaacggactgaaaacacataaaaaaatgttttacctaaaacgcaatgcacaaaaaacacaaagaaatgtcttatttgtaaaacgcaatggccagaaaacacaaagaaatgttttatttgtaaaacgcaatggccagaaaacacaaagaagtgttttatttgtaaaacgcaatggccagaaaacacttaaaaagtctcatttctaaaacgcaatgacctaaaaaaacaaaagaaagtgttctctgtaaaacgcaatggactgaaaacacctaaaaatgtgttttacctataacgcaatgactaaaaacacttcaaaaatgtgttttacctaaaacgcaatgactaaagatacttaaaaatgtgttttttgtaaaacgcaatagccagaaaacacataaaactctcttatttctaaaacgcaatggacacataaaactgtttgtgaactgtttgtgaattgtctgtgaactgtctgaattatctacgaattactgtctgaATAGCCAGAaactctgccccttggaccccgccatgggctgccgcccccggacccccaccaagatcgtaaaacgcaatgactaaataaaaacccagatcgtgaaaatgaaattaaagaattttttacatggatcgaagctggtttcttcatcaattgacgaaatttgaatgatagaaacacttatcagcgattgaATCGAATAAATCGaatgattatcttcaaaa encodes the following:
- the LOC110912739 gene encoding uncharacterized protein LOC110912739 isoform X2 gives rise to the protein MDHSSVIQVNLQLSWASSGKQDVEDYNGWVFGEESVGSKRQTKGLPTFVLFDIGSSVVALLDVFAHLALSKKGFVFRFHVLVDKKSLGSEDGLKVDECFDEPMMENVDVIAKEVNGRANWKFNLVAYHT
- the LOC110912739 gene encoding uncharacterized protein LOC110912739 isoform X3, which translates into the protein MDHSSVIQVNLQLSWASSGKQDVEDYNGWVFGEESVGSKRQTKGLPTFVLFDIGSSVVALLDVFAHLALSKKGFVFRFHVLVDKKSLGSEDGLKVDECFDEPMMENVDVIAKEVAYHT